Part of the Gramella sp. Hel_I_59 genome, CTGTACAGATCTATAGCCGTTATGGTAAATTATATACTGTGCTGGACCCTAAGAACACCAGGTGGAACGGCAAATTCGAAAATGTAGATCTACCTGCGGGAGAATACTGGTTTAGTCTGATTCAAAACGGAGAAGTGGGCTTAACCGGACACTTCAGCTTAATTAGATAGCGTCAGAAAAAACTTTAATAAATCTAATCCCAGCTACCCATTTTTCCGGAGTGAAAATCATCATAAGCCTGCCTGATCTCATCTTCAGAATTCATCACGAAAGGCCCACCAAAAACAACATTTTCATTTAGTGGTTTAGCATGACCAAACAATAATTTACTTTCTACTGAAGCCTTGATATTCAGAATTTCAGAATTATTAGAGAATTCAGCCAGATGTAAGGCAGGTACCAGAATATCATTCACCTGCAGTTCTCCGGAAATTACGTAAAAGAAGATCGTTTCGTCTCTGGGGATTTTCAATTCGAGTGTTGTGTTAGCATTAAATTGTACCACAGCCAGATCCACAGAAGTTGGAGTATCAAAAGCTCCACGTATCCCTTTGAAGTTTCCTGAAACGACCTGGGCTTTTACAGATCTTTCCTCATTTTCCCAGACAGAGATCTGCTCCTTCTGAAGTCCTTTATACTGTGGTTGCATCATCTTCAGTCTTTGAGGGAGATTCACCCATAATTGAAGGATCTCAAGGTCACCACCATTTTTTTTAAATTCTTCTGAAGAAACTTCAGCATGTAAGAGTCCGCTTCCGGCAGTCATCCATTGCACACCACCAGCTTCAATTACACTATTATGCCCACCGGTATCCTTATGTGTGATATCACCTTCAATGATGAAAGTAACGGTTTCCATACCACGATGTGGATGCGGGCCAAACGGCAACCCCTGGTTATTCGCATCATAAGTTTGCGGACCATGATGATTTAAGAACAGAAAAGGATCCAGCATTTGCAAATCCCTGGTTGGCATAGGGGACCAGGTCTTAAGATCTCCAATTGGACGATATTCGGCTTTATGTAATTTCTTAATATTCCGCATCAGCAATTATTTATTTCGAACATAGATAAGCTTAAAACGGGAATTGGAATTCTCTCTGGATTCTATTTCAAATTTTTCAATAGAATCTATCATTGGAGTCAGCTTCTGGAAACCATAGTTACGCGAATCAAAATTCGGTTGTTTCTTCTGAAGTAAACTTCCAACATCTCCAAGGAAAGCCCAGCCATCTTCATCGGCAACATCAGAAATGGTTTGTGAGATAAGTCGAACCACCTTTGGAGTGATCTTGTCTACATTCTGTTTTCTACTCTCCTTGGTTTTAGCCTTGTCATTTTCATTATCCTTGGAATTATTCTTCAGGATTTCAATATATATGAACTTATCGCAGGCAACAATGAATGGATCTGGAGTCTTTTTTTCACCGATTCCAATAACTTTCATGCTGGCCTCACGAAGTCTGGTAGCAAGACGTGTAAAATCTGAATCACTCGAAACCAGGCAGAAGCCATCAACTTTATTAGAGTACAGGATGTCCATCGCATCGATGATCATTGCAGAATCTGTAGCGTTCTTACCCTGGGTATATCCATATTGCTGAATTGGTTGAATGGCATTTTCAAGAAGTACACTTTTCCACTTATTCAAGTGAGGTTTGGTCCAGTCTCCGTAAATTCTTTTGATCGTAGGATTACCGTATTTAGCAATCTCTTCCATCATTTCTTTTATATGTGCTGATGGAATATTGTCTCCATCTATGAGCACGGCTAAGTTTGTATCCATTTTTCTGGTTTGGTTGGATAAAGTTAAGGTTAAATTCAGTTTTTGCTAAGAAGAGGGAATAAAAAAAGCCCGGAAATACATCCGGGCTCCATTATTTTTGAAATTTTAGAATCTGTAAAGTGCATTCATTTTAGATTCTTTTTCAGGCATTAAATAATCCTGAA contains:
- a CDS encoding pirin family protein; protein product: MRNIKKLHKAEYRPIGDLKTWSPMPTRDLQMLDPFLFLNHHGPQTYDANNQGLPFGPHPHRGMETVTFIIEGDITHKDTGGHNSVIEAGGVQWMTAGSGLLHAEVSSEEFKKNGGDLEILQLWVNLPQRLKMMQPQYKGLQKEQISVWENEERSVKAQVVSGNFKGIRGAFDTPTSVDLAVVQFNANTTLELKIPRDETIFFYVISGELQVNDILVPALHLAEFSNNSEILNIKASVESKLLFGHAKPLNENVVFGGPFVMNSEDEIRQAYDDFHSGKMGSWD
- a CDS encoding NYN domain-containing protein, whose translation is MDTNLAVLIDGDNIPSAHIKEMMEEIAKYGNPTIKRIYGDWTKPHLNKWKSVLLENAIQPIQQYGYTQGKNATDSAMIIDAMDILYSNKVDGFCLVSSDSDFTRLATRLREASMKVIGIGEKKTPDPFIVACDKFIYIEILKNNSKDNENDKAKTKESRKQNVDKITPKVVRLISQTISDVADEDGWAFLGDVGSLLQKKQPNFDSRNYGFQKLTPMIDSIEKFEIESRENSNSRFKLIYVRNK